From one Rhizobium sp. CIAT894 genomic stretch:
- a CDS encoding CpaD family pilus assembly protein, producing the protein MSGAGSAAMDENRDQAMAHMKSTTPRLGISKVLLSAAAISAAILSGCAGPHDQLTTGGIPDDYRARHPIIVTEAEQTVDIPVASTDRRLTSAQRDLIRGFAANYTARASGPVYVLSPQGSPNSAAAYQLRNQVRAELASRGIASSKIIYTSYAAAGPGDAAPIRLSFTGTTAITTQCGQWPKDISSDLTNQNYYNFGCASQNNLAAQVANPEDLVAPRGMTPIDAQRRNNAIQEYRTTTSTIEDVAGSDSSF; encoded by the coding sequence ATGAGCGGGGCAGGATCGGCAGCAATGGACGAGAACAGAGATCAGGCGATGGCCCATATGAAATCGACGACACCCCGCCTCGGAATCTCGAAGGTGCTTCTATCCGCAGCCGCCATTTCGGCGGCGATCCTTTCCGGATGCGCCGGCCCGCACGACCAGCTGACAACAGGCGGTATTCCCGATGATTACCGCGCCCGCCACCCGATCATCGTGACGGAGGCCGAGCAGACGGTGGATATACCAGTCGCTTCCACCGATCGCCGCCTGACCAGCGCTCAGCGTGACCTCATCCGCGGTTTTGCCGCAAACTACACCGCGCGCGCCTCGGGCCCGGTTTACGTGCTGTCGCCGCAAGGCTCGCCGAATTCGGCGGCAGCCTATCAACTGCGCAATCAGGTCCGTGCCGAGTTGGCTTCGAGGGGGATAGCAAGCTCGAAAATCATCTACACCTCCTATGCCGCGGCCGGGCCCGGCGACGCGGCGCCGATCCGGTTGAGCTTTACCGGCACCACCGCAATCACCACGCAATGCGGTCAGTGGCCGAAAGACATTTCGAGCGATCTCACCAACCAGAATTACTATAATTTCGGCTGCGCCTCGCAGAACAACCTTGCCGCTCAGGTCGCCAATCCCGAGGATCTGGTGGCACCCCGCGGCATGACCCCGATCGACGCGCAGCGGCGCAATAACGCGATCCAGGAATACCGGACGACGACGTCGACGATCGAAGATGTCGCCGGCAGCGACAGCAGCTTCTGA
- a CDS encoding CpaF family protein: protein MFGKRGNEGSGKVGGAIAPPPPAPAAAPAASSPSILVEPSREPARQQVTPPPMQTPQRKRPVRTDEYYDTKAQVFSALIDTIDLSQLSKLDGESAREEIRDIVNDIITIKNFAMSISEQEELLEDICNDVLGYGPLEPLLARDDIADIMVNGAGQTFIEVGGKTIESEIRFRDNAQLLSICQRIVSQVGRRVDESSPICDARLPDGSRVNVIAPPLSIDGPALTIRKFKKDKLTLDQLVRFGAITPEGATVLQIIGRVRCNVVISGGTGSGKTTLLNCLTNYIDRDERVITCEDTAELQLQQPHVVRLETRPPNIEGEGEITMRDLVKNCLRMRPERIIVGEVRGPEVFDLLQAMNTGHDGSMGTIHANTPRECLSRIESMIAMGGFTLPAKTVREIISSSVDVIVQAARLRDGSRRITQITEVIGMEGDVIITQDLMRYEIEGEDAGGRLIGRHMSTGIGKPHFWDRARYFNEEKRLAAALDAMEAKTKE, encoded by the coding sequence ATGTTTGGAAAACGCGGAAACGAAGGTTCCGGAAAGGTCGGAGGCGCGATTGCTCCCCCGCCGCCGGCTCCGGCCGCAGCCCCTGCGGCCTCTTCCCCCTCTATTCTGGTCGAACCCTCGCGCGAGCCTGCACGACAGCAGGTGACGCCGCCGCCGATGCAGACGCCGCAGCGCAAGCGCCCTGTTCGCACCGATGAATATTACGACACCAAGGCGCAGGTCTTTTCCGCGCTGATCGATACGATCGATCTCTCGCAGCTTTCCAAGCTCGACGGCGAAAGCGCCCGCGAGGAAATCCGCGACATCGTCAACGACATCATCACCATCAAGAACTTTGCGATGTCGATCTCCGAGCAGGAAGAGCTGCTCGAGGATATCTGCAACGACGTTCTCGGCTACGGTCCGCTGGAGCCATTGCTGGCGCGCGACGATATTGCCGACATCATGGTCAACGGCGCCGGCCAGACTTTCATCGAAGTCGGCGGCAAAACGATCGAATCGGAGATCCGCTTCCGCGACAATGCGCAGCTTCTCTCGATCTGCCAGCGCATCGTCAGCCAGGTCGGCCGCCGCGTCGACGAATCGAGCCCGATCTGCGACGCCCGCCTGCCTGATGGCTCGCGTGTCAACGTCATCGCACCGCCGCTGTCGATCGACGGGCCGGCGCTCACCATCCGCAAGTTCAAGAAGGACAAGCTGACGCTCGATCAGCTCGTCCGCTTCGGCGCGATCACGCCGGAAGGCGCGACCGTGCTGCAGATCATCGGGCGGGTGCGCTGCAACGTCGTCATTTCAGGCGGCACCGGCTCGGGCAAGACGACGCTTTTGAACTGCCTCACCAACTATATCGACAGGGATGAACGCGTCATCACCTGCGAGGATACCGCCGAACTGCAGCTGCAGCAGCCGCATGTCGTGCGTCTGGAAACACGCCCGCCGAATATCGAAGGCGAGGGCGAGATCACCATGCGCGATCTCGTCAAGAACTGCCTGCGTATGCGTCCCGAGCGCATCATCGTCGGCGAAGTGCGCGGACCTGAAGTTTTCGACTTGCTGCAGGCGATGAACACCGGTCACGACGGCTCGATGGGCACCATTCACGCCAACACGCCGCGTGAATGCCTGAGCCGTATCGAATCGATGATCGCTATGGGCGGTTTCACCCTGCCGGCAAAGACGGTCCGTGAGATTATTTCGAGTTCGGTTGATGTGATCGTTCAGGCCGCACGTCTTCGCGACGGTTCGCGCCGTATCACCCAGATCACCGAGGTGATCGGCATGGAAGGCGACGTCATCATCACCCAGGACCTGATGCGCTACGAGATCGAGGGCGAGGACGCGGGCGGCCGCCTGATCGGACGGCACATGTCGACCGGCATCGGCAAGCCGCATTTCTGGGATCGCGCCCGCTACTTCAACGAGGAAAAGCGTCTTGCCGCCGCCCTCGACGCGATGGAAGCGAAAACGAAGGAATAG
- a CDS encoding Flp family type IVb pilin: protein MTKLFSRFLKDESGATAIEYGLIAALISVALITGATSLGGKIGNTFNGLSTKMDTSVTASGG from the coding sequence ATGACCAAGCTTTTTAGCCGCTTTCTGAAGGACGAATCCGGCGCGACCGCAATCGAATACGGCCTGATCGCCGCCCTCATTTCCGTAGCGCTCATCACCGGTGCAACGAGCCTTGGCGGCAAGATCGGCAACACGTTTAACGGCCTGAGCACTAAGATGGACACCTCGGTCACCGCGAGCGGCGGCTAA
- the cpaB gene encoding Flp pilus assembly protein CpaB: MKPARLIILAVAVAAAGLAGLLAMQMAGSGGVVTQVQSVIEKEPTVNVLVSTGNLAVGARLDEQSVHWMAWPQGGVVPGLITETDKPDAIKDLQGAVVRLPIFEGEPIRPEKIADSNSRILSSLLPAGKRAVATEISVATGAGGFILPNDRVDVIMVRKGTEADKLITETVLSNVRVLAIDQQIQEKDDGSKAVVGTTATLELTPDQTKVLAVAQQMADRLSLALRSVADAQEQDTSAADYLLSGDNGSAIIQVIKSGAIVTDASAAPKAE; the protein is encoded by the coding sequence ATGAAACCGGCCCGCCTTATAATTCTCGCTGTCGCCGTGGCGGCCGCCGGCCTTGCCGGCCTGCTGGCGATGCAAATGGCAGGCAGCGGCGGTGTCGTCACCCAGGTTCAGTCGGTCATCGAGAAGGAACCGACGGTCAACGTCCTCGTCTCCACCGGCAATCTGGCGGTCGGCGCAAGGCTGGACGAGCAGTCGGTGCATTGGATGGCCTGGCCGCAGGGCGGCGTCGTCCCGGGCCTCATCACCGAAACTGACAAGCCGGATGCGATCAAGGATCTGCAGGGCGCCGTCGTGCGTCTGCCGATTTTCGAAGGCGAACCGATCCGGCCGGAAAAGATCGCCGATTCCAACAGCCGCATCCTGTCCTCGCTGTTGCCGGCCGGCAAGCGCGCCGTGGCGACCGAGATATCGGTTGCAACTGGTGCCGGTGGTTTCATCCTGCCGAACGACCGCGTCGATGTCATCATGGTCCGCAAGGGCACCGAAGCCGACAAGCTTATCACCGAAACCGTGCTCAGCAATGTCCGCGTCCTCGCCATCGACCAGCAGATCCAGGAAAAGGACGACGGCTCGAAGGCCGTAGTCGGCACCACCGCCACTCTCGAGCTCACGCCTGACCAGACGAAGGTTCTCGCCGTTGCCCAGCAGATGGCGGACCGGCTGTCCCTGGCGCTGCGCTCGGTCGCCGATGCGCAGGAACAGGATACCAGCGCCGCCGATTATCTGCTGAGCGGCGACAACGGCAGTGCCATCATCCAGGTCATAAAATCGGGCGCCATCGTTACGGATGCCAGCGCAGCGCCGAAGGCGGAGTAA
- a CDS encoding CpaE family protein, with amino-acid sequence MSAIEYEIKNPSELRHAEEAVRMADLENMRPLPRISVHAFCESEALQHIMERCANDRRVAKVSMRITSGGIAAAANMFSGAPTPNLIILETKANAANLLGELAPLAAVCDPSTKVVIIGYYNDIGLYRELIRNGISEYMVQPVAMPDILASMASIFVDPEAEPLGRSVAFIGSKGGTGASTIAHNCAFGISNLFSTETILADLDLPYGTANIDFDQDPAMGIAEAVFAPDRLDEVFLDRLLTKCSEHLSLLAAPSLLDRAYDFDGQAFQPVLDVLQRSAPVTVLDVPHAWSEWTRSVLSSVDEVVITAVPDLANLRNAKNMLDALRKMRPNDKPPHLILNQVGMPKRPEISPSDFCEPLEIDPIAIIPFDINLFGNAANSGRMISEVDPKSPTAETFSQISHIVTGRVAIRKAKKGGLLGLLKRK; translated from the coding sequence ATGAGCGCGATCGAATACGAAATCAAGAATCCCAGCGAGCTTCGCCACGCCGAAGAGGCGGTGCGCATGGCGGATCTGGAAAATATGCGGCCGCTGCCGCGCATCTCGGTGCATGCCTTCTGCGAGAGCGAGGCGCTGCAGCATATCATGGAACGCTGCGCCAACGACCGGCGCGTGGCCAAGGTCAGCATGCGCATCACCAGCGGCGGCATCGCCGCTGCCGCCAATATGTTTTCCGGCGCCCCGACGCCGAACCTCATCATCCTCGAGACCAAGGCGAATGCGGCAAACCTCCTTGGCGAACTTGCGCCGCTCGCCGCGGTCTGCGATCCCAGCACCAAGGTCGTCATTATCGGTTACTACAACGATATCGGGCTTTATCGCGAGCTCATCCGCAACGGCATCTCCGAATATATGGTCCAGCCTGTCGCCATGCCCGATATCCTGGCGTCGATGGCATCGATCTTCGTCGATCCGGAAGCCGAGCCGCTCGGGCGCAGTGTCGCCTTCATCGGCTCGAAGGGCGGCACCGGCGCTTCGACCATCGCCCATAATTGCGCCTTCGGCATTTCCAATCTCTTCTCCACCGAGACGATCCTGGCCGATCTCGACCTGCCTTATGGCACGGCGAATATCGACTTCGACCAGGATCCGGCCATGGGCATCGCCGAAGCGGTCTTCGCGCCCGATCGTCTCGATGAGGTCTTTCTCGACCGTCTGCTGACGAAATGCTCCGAGCATCTTTCCCTGCTTGCGGCCCCCTCGCTGCTCGATCGTGCCTACGATTTCGACGGCCAGGCTTTCCAGCCGGTGCTCGATGTCCTGCAGCGCAGCGCGCCCGTTACCGTGCTCGATGTTCCGCATGCATGGTCGGAATGGACGCGCTCGGTACTATCAAGCGTCGACGAAGTGGTCATCACAGCGGTTCCCGATCTCGCCAACCTGCGCAATGCCAAGAACATGCTGGACGCGCTGCGCAAGATGCGGCCGAACGACAAGCCGCCGCATCTCATCCTCAATCAGGTCGGCATGCCGAAACGCCCGGAGATTTCACCGTCGGATTTCTGCGAGCCGCTGGAGATCGATCCGATCGCCATCATTCCCTTCGACATCAATCTTTTCGGCAATGCCGCCAATAGTGGCCGGATGATTTCGGAAGTCGACCCGAAGTCGCCGACGGCGGAAACTTTTTCGCAGATATCGCACATCGTCACCGGCCGTGTCGCGATCAGGAAGGCGAAGAAGGGCGGCCTGCTGGGCCTCCTGAAGCGCAAGTAG
- a CDS encoding type II secretion system F family protein: protein MFGFDPIVLAITVLAAVSAAAVAYALLFSRIEADKKSASRINRVKSAEVDRVKVKAARDRVQELSKRRKSVQDNLKDLEKRQHEKTKKTLSLKSRLVQAGLAITVAKFYLISAIFACVLLLVAFVVGASPMVMIGIAVVAGLGLPRWIVGFLIKRRQNKFLNELPNALDVITRSIKSGLPLNDAIRLIATEGTEPVKSEFRRVIEAQQVGLSIPDACGRMTLHMPLQEVNFFAIVIAIQSQAGGNLSEAIGNLSKVLRERRKMKAKVQALSMEAKASAVIIGALPFIVATLVYLTSPNYMMILFTDPRGHLIMGISGIWMSIGIFVMRNMVNFDI, encoded by the coding sequence ATGTTCGGGTTCGATCCGATAGTGCTGGCCATCACCGTCCTCGCCGCCGTCTCCGCGGCGGCGGTCGCCTACGCCCTGTTGTTTTCCCGGATCGAGGCCGACAAGAAATCGGCAAGCCGCATCAACCGCGTCAAATCGGCCGAAGTCGACCGGGTCAAGGTCAAGGCTGCGCGCGATCGGGTGCAGGAGCTGTCGAAGCGCCGTAAATCGGTGCAGGACAATCTCAAGGATCTGGAAAAGCGCCAGCACGAAAAGACCAAGAAGACCCTGTCGCTGAAGTCCAGGCTGGTGCAGGCTGGTCTGGCGATCACGGTGGCGAAATTCTATCTCATCAGTGCCATCTTCGCCTGCGTGCTGCTGCTCGTGGCCTTTGTCGTCGGGGCATCCCCGATGGTGATGATCGGCATCGCCGTCGTCGCCGGTCTCGGCCTGCCGCGCTGGATCGTCGGCTTCCTGATCAAGCGCCGCCAGAACAAGTTCCTCAACGAACTCCCCAATGCGCTCGACGTCATCACCCGCTCGATCAAATCCGGTCTGCCGCTCAACGATGCGATCCGTCTGATCGCCACCGAGGGCACCGAGCCGGTCAAGAGCGAGTTCCGCCGCGTGATCGAGGCGCAGCAGGTGGGGCTCAGCATTCCCGACGCCTGCGGGCGCATGACGCTCCATATGCCGCTTCAGGAAGTCAACTTCTTCGCCATCGTCATCGCCATCCAGTCGCAGGCCGGCGGCAATCTCTCCGAAGCGATCGGCAACCTCTCCAAGGTGCTGCGCGAGCGCAGGAAGATGAAGGCCAAGGTCCAGGCACTTTCCATGGAAGCCAAGGCGTCGGCCGTCATCATCGGTGCTCTGCCCTTCATCGTCGCGACCCTCGTCTATCTCACCTCGCCGAACTACATGATGATCCTTTTTACCGATCCGCGCGGCCACCTCATCATGGGCATTTCGGGGATCTGGATGTCGATCGGCATCTTCGTCATGCGCAACATGGTCAATTTTGACATCTAG
- a CDS encoding type II and III secretion system protein family protein, which translates to MGNSTRRTRLLLTGCLSLAVGVSGTAPASFAPFLAAGEARADSENLIRISQTGRDAHRRLKLGLNKAVVVDLPEDAHDILVSDPTMADAVTRTSRRIYLFGKKVGQTNIFVFGAGGQEIVNLDIEIERDVSGLEVNLRRFIPDSNINVEIVSDNIVLTGTVRTPQDATQAADLAQVFLKGGEATTRTETASGTGGDSSVALFAEGRQASQVVNLLQIEGEDQVTLKVTIAEVRREVLKQLGFDNLVSNSSGMTVAQLGSPSADSATSTVGGGLAALFKSTIGKYDISTYLNALEQAKVVKTLAEPTLTAISGQAATFNSGGQQLYSTTDSDGNVTVTPFNYGINLAFKPVVLSSGRISLQIKTNVSEPVAGSGNATYQRRSAETSVELPSGGSIALAGLIRDNVSQTMGGTPGVSKIPLLGTLFRQKGFERQETELVIIATPYLVRPVARNQLNRPDDNFSPENDGATFFLNRVNKVYGRREAPVADAQFHGSIGFIYK; encoded by the coding sequence ATGGGCAATTCAACGCGGCGCACCCGGCTTCTCCTGACAGGCTGCCTTTCGCTGGCAGTCGGCGTCTCCGGAACGGCGCCGGCCTCATTCGCGCCGTTTCTCGCGGCAGGCGAGGCGCGTGCCGATTCCGAGAACCTGATCCGCATCTCTCAGACCGGCCGCGATGCCCACCGCCGGCTGAAGCTCGGGCTGAACAAGGCCGTCGTCGTCGATTTGCCGGAGGATGCGCATGATATCCTCGTATCCGATCCGACCATGGCCGATGCCGTGACCCGCACCTCGCGGCGCATCTATCTGTTCGGCAAGAAGGTCGGCCAGACGAATATCTTTGTCTTCGGCGCCGGCGGACAGGAGATCGTCAATCTCGACATCGAGATCGAGCGCGACGTCTCCGGCCTCGAAGTCAATCTCCGCCGTTTCATTCCAGACTCCAACATCAACGTCGAAATCGTCTCCGACAACATCGTGTTGACCGGCACGGTGCGCACGCCGCAGGACGCCACGCAGGCGGCCGATCTGGCGCAGGTCTTCCTGAAGGGTGGCGAGGCGACGACCAGAACCGAGACGGCATCCGGCACCGGCGGTGACAGCTCGGTGGCGCTCTTTGCCGAAGGCCGCCAGGCCTCACAGGTCGTCAATCTCCTGCAGATCGAGGGTGAGGACCAGGTCACCCTCAAGGTGACGATCGCCGAGGTGCGCCGCGAGGTGCTGAAGCAGCTCGGCTTCGACAATCTCGTTTCCAATTCTTCCGGTATGACGGTCGCCCAGCTCGGCAGCCCCAGTGCCGACAGCGCCACATCGACGGTTGGCGGCGGCCTGGCGGCGCTCTTCAAGAGCACGATCGGCAAATACGACATCTCCACCTATCTCAACGCACTAGAGCAGGCCAAGGTTGTCAAGACGCTCGCCGAGCCGACGCTGACGGCGATATCGGGGCAGGCAGCGACCTTCAATTCCGGCGGCCAACAGCTTTATTCGACGACCGACAGCGACGGCAACGTCACCGTCACGCCGTTCAACTACGGCATCAACCTCGCCTTCAAGCCTGTCGTGCTGTCATCGGGACGCATCAGCCTGCAGATCAAGACCAATGTCTCCGAACCGGTGGCCGGTAGCGGCAACGCCACCTATCAGCGCCGTTCGGCGGAGACTTCGGTGGAACTGCCCTCCGGCGGTTCGATCGCGCTCGCCGGCCTGATCCGCGATAATGTGTCCCAGACGATGGGCGGCACGCCCGGCGTCTCGAAGATCCCGCTGCTCGGGACGCTGTTCCGCCAGAAGGGTTTCGAGCGTCAGGAAACCGAGCTCGTCATCATCGCCACTCCGTATCTGGTACGCCCGGTGGCGCGCAATCAGCTCAACCGGCCGGACGATAATTTCAGCCCCGAGAACGACGGCGCAACCTTCTTCCTCAACCGTGTCAACAAGGTCTACGGCCGCCGCGAGGCGCCGGTCGCCGATGCGCAGTTCCACGGCTCGATCGGGTTCATCTACAAATGA
- a CDS encoding prepilin peptidase yields MIAAAVFLILPLCLAMAAFSDLFTMTIPNRISLILVATFFLLAPLSGLGWEMIGMHFAAAAIVFCACFALFAFNVMGGGDAKLLSATALWFGLNESLLFLMTDVAAIGGLITLLILLVRTQSNTILAIGLPVPNSVLLAKKIPYGIAIAIGGFMAFPSSPLFIAALESLK; encoded by the coding sequence ATGATCGCAGCTGCAGTCTTCCTGATACTGCCACTCTGCCTCGCCATGGCGGCTTTCTCTGATCTGTTCACCATGACGATCCCGAATCGCATTTCCCTGATCCTCGTCGCCACCTTCTTTCTCCTCGCACCGCTCTCCGGCCTGGGCTGGGAGATGATCGGCATGCATTTCGCCGCCGCCGCCATCGTCTTCTGTGCCTGCTTCGCGCTTTTTGCCTTCAATGTGATGGGCGGCGGCGACGCCAAGCTGTTGAGCGCCACCGCGCTCTGGTTCGGTCTGAATGAATCGCTACTTTTCCTGATGACCGATGTCGCCGCGATCGGCGGTCTCATCACACTGCTCATCCTGCTGGTGAGAACACAGTCCAATACCATCCTGGCCATCGGCCTGCCGGTGCCGAACTCGGTCCTGCTCGCCAAGAAGATCCCCTACGGCATCGCGATCGCGATCGGCGGCTTCATGGCCTTCCCCTCCTCGCCGCTGTTCATCGCCGCGTTGGAAAGCCTGAAATAA